The proteins below are encoded in one region of Metabacillus dongyingensis:
- the fadH gene encoding 2,4-dienoyl-CoA reductase, whose protein sequence is MKDKVIIVTGGSSGMGKAMAESFARQGANVVITGRTIEKLEAAKEEMIGLEGKIIPFQMDVRVPEMSEELIRKTDEAFGHIDGLVNNAAGNFICPAEQLSVNGWNSVINIVLNGTFYCSSAAGKYWIEKQQKGAILNMVATYAWGAGAGVIHSAAAKAGVLSMTRTLAVEWGKKYGIRVNAIAPGPIERTGGADKLWQSEEAAKRTLQSVPLGRLGTPEEIASLASFLLSDAAGYINGECITMDGGQWLNQHPF, encoded by the coding sequence ATGAAGGATAAAGTAATTATTGTAACCGGCGGATCAAGCGGGATGGGGAAAGCGATGGCAGAAAGTTTTGCCAGACAGGGTGCAAACGTTGTGATTACCGGCAGAACGATTGAAAAATTAGAGGCTGCCAAAGAAGAGATGATAGGTTTGGAAGGAAAGATTATTCCGTTTCAAATGGACGTTCGTGTACCAGAAATGTCAGAGGAATTGATCCGGAAAACAGACGAAGCATTTGGACATATTGATGGTCTAGTCAATAACGCAGCAGGCAATTTTATATGCCCGGCAGAACAGCTTTCCGTTAATGGATGGAACTCAGTTATCAACATCGTGCTGAATGGAACGTTCTACTGCAGCAGTGCAGCGGGCAAGTATTGGATTGAGAAACAGCAAAAGGGAGCCATTCTTAACATGGTTGCTACATATGCATGGGGAGCAGGCGCGGGAGTCATCCATTCTGCTGCTGCAAAGGCAGGAGTGCTTTCTATGACAAGAACGCTTGCTGTAGAATGGGGAAAAAAATATGGAATCCGTGTAAACGCGATAGCTCCAGGGCCTATTGAAAGAACAGGCGGAGCAGATAAGCTCTGGCAGTCTGAAGAAGCTGCAAAGAGAACGCTTCAAAGTGTGCCGCTCGGCCGCTTAGGCACGCCTGAGGAAATCGCATCTCTCGCATCATTCCTCTTATCAGATGCTGCCGGGTATATCAATGGAGAGTGCATTACAATGGATGGAGGCCAATGGCTGAATCAGCATCCTTTTTAA
- a CDS encoding EAL-associated domain-containing protein: MDPLDIMTNLEHVKPFYQAIFSADEQKVIGYEVLGRIQMEKETKSLGPFFKDETIPDEYRLEADNYILHMALDAFLLTNDDTLIFINRDANLLMLDHGESLLNQLFEWKEKGGNLERIVIEITEHTFTGDIRQLTHVFTYYRTYGIKIAVDNVGKASSNLDRIGILMPNILKIDLQPLRLTSPLQTYQDVLYSISLLARKIGATILYEEIEVNFQFQYAWKNGGRYFQGDYLQTPKEELIEPYMIKEKMTREFHGFIQYEKKKLQQFYEISEAFHQKVHLLISKENKPGIQFDELITKLSNELSDCCFRIYICDGDGFQQSGNILKLDGAWQFQPHYYMKNWSWRPYFLENIMKMLIRKKGFFSDLYSDIETGETIRTFSYPIDQKHYLFLDLPYSYLYENEALL; encoded by the coding sequence ATGGATCCTTTAGATATTATGACAAACTTAGAGCACGTAAAACCGTTCTATCAAGCCATTTTCAGCGCAGACGAACAAAAGGTGATCGGGTATGAAGTACTTGGGAGAATCCAAATGGAAAAGGAAACGAAAAGTCTCGGGCCTTTTTTTAAGGATGAAACGATTCCAGATGAATACCGATTAGAAGCAGATAACTACATTTTACATATGGCCCTTGATGCTTTTCTTTTAACTAATGATGACACGCTTATTTTTATTAACCGTGATGCAAATCTATTAATGCTTGATCACGGAGAAAGCCTGCTGAATCAATTATTTGAATGGAAAGAAAAAGGCGGAAACCTTGAGAGGATTGTCATTGAAATAACTGAGCACACGTTTACAGGCGACATTCGGCAGCTGACACATGTATTCACTTATTACCGTACATACGGCATTAAAATAGCTGTGGACAACGTTGGAAAAGCAAGCAGCAACCTTGACAGGATCGGCATACTGATGCCTAATATCCTGAAAATTGATCTTCAGCCCCTCAGATTAACTTCACCCCTGCAGACGTATCAAGACGTTTTATACTCCATTTCTCTTTTGGCGAGGAAAATAGGGGCTACCATCCTGTATGAAGAAATTGAGGTCAATTTTCAATTTCAATATGCCTGGAAGAATGGAGGCCGTTACTTTCAAGGAGATTACCTTCAGACTCCTAAAGAAGAATTAATTGAACCATATATGATAAAAGAAAAAATGACCCGGGAATTTCACGGTTTTATCCAATATGAAAAAAAGAAGCTTCAGCAATTTTATGAAATCTCAGAAGCGTTTCATCAAAAAGTGCACCTGTTAATTTCAAAAGAGAATAAGCCGGGCATTCAGTTTGATGAGCTGATCACGAAGCTTTCAAATGAACTGTCAGATTGCTGCTTCCGGATCTACATTTGTGACGGGGACGGATTTCAGCAATCAGGAAATATTCTGAAGCTTGACGGAGCATGGCAATTTCAGCCTCACTATTACATGAAAAACTGGAGCTGGAGACCTTATTTTCTTGAAAATATCATGAAAATGCTAATCAGAAAAAAAGGTTTTTTCAGCGATTTATACAGCGACATCGAAACAGGCGAAACCATTCGGACATTCTCCTATCCAATTGATCAGAAGCACTATCTATTCTTGGATTTGCCATACTCTTATCTCTACGAAAATGAAGCTCTTTTGTAA